In Tessaracoccus flavus, the following are encoded in one genomic region:
- the murD gene encoding UDP-N-acetylmuramoyl-L-alanine--D-glutamate ligase, which produces MGGRPVTGEWIRSANRLSDWSRAQVVVAGLGVSGFAAADGLMSLGAKVTVLDESESHADKATLLETLDVTVRLGRGATAELPPGTDLVVTSPGWRPSAPLLKQAAAAGVPVWGETELAWRMMQPDRSIPWLAVTGTNGKTTTTQMLESMLIADGRKAAAVGNIGRPIIEAILDDVDYDVFAVELSSFQLHWMNNVNLHSAVVLNVHADHLEWYAGDDGMQRYTDDKAKIYQGVTHSCVYNVDEPVTERMVEDAEVVEGARAIGFTLGTPAISMLGIVDDLIVDRAFVEQRRDSALELAKISDVQPFAPHNVANALAAAALARSYGVRAPSVAAGLQRLQLAGHRIQKVAESGGVAWVDDSKATNPHAANSAMQAFDSFVWIAGGQAKGTTFDELISSHRSKMRGAVVIGVDRHLIAETLARHAPDLPVRVLDSTDTGVMDEVVALAGAMARPGDTVLLSPGCASLDMFDSYSDRGDAFAQAVARYLN; this is translated from the coding sequence ATGGGTGGTCGGCCAGTGACCGGGGAGTGGATCCGCAGCGCGAACAGACTGTCGGACTGGAGCCGTGCGCAGGTCGTCGTGGCGGGGCTGGGGGTCTCCGGATTCGCCGCTGCCGACGGGCTGATGTCGCTGGGCGCCAAGGTCACGGTCCTCGACGAATCGGAGTCACACGCCGACAAGGCGACCCTGCTGGAGACCCTTGACGTCACTGTTCGGCTCGGCAGGGGAGCGACGGCGGAGCTCCCGCCCGGTACCGACCTCGTGGTCACCTCGCCCGGCTGGCGGCCCAGCGCGCCGCTGCTCAAGCAGGCGGCCGCCGCCGGAGTGCCGGTGTGGGGGGAGACCGAACTCGCGTGGCGGATGATGCAGCCGGACCGTTCCATCCCGTGGCTGGCGGTGACCGGAACCAACGGCAAGACCACCACCACCCAGATGCTGGAGTCGATGCTGATCGCTGACGGGCGGAAGGCAGCCGCGGTCGGAAACATCGGCCGGCCCATCATTGAGGCCATCCTCGACGACGTCGACTACGACGTGTTCGCCGTCGAGCTGTCGAGCTTCCAGCTGCACTGGATGAACAACGTCAACCTGCACTCGGCCGTCGTGCTCAACGTGCACGCCGACCACCTCGAGTGGTACGCCGGGGACGACGGGATGCAGCGCTACACCGACGACAAGGCGAAGATCTACCAGGGCGTCACCCATTCGTGCGTCTACAACGTCGATGAGCCCGTCACCGAGCGCATGGTGGAGGACGCCGAGGTGGTCGAGGGGGCACGGGCGATCGGGTTCACGCTGGGAACCCCGGCCATCTCCATGCTGGGGATCGTCGACGACCTCATCGTCGATCGCGCCTTCGTCGAGCAGCGCCGTGACTCCGCCCTCGAACTGGCGAAGATCTCCGATGTGCAGCCGTTCGCCCCGCACAACGTCGCCAACGCGCTCGCCGCCGCCGCCCTGGCGCGGAGCTACGGGGTCCGGGCCCCCTCCGTTGCCGCCGGCCTCCAACGCCTGCAGCTGGCCGGCCACCGGATCCAGAAGGTCGCCGAGAGCGGTGGGGTGGCCTGGGTGGACGACTCCAAGGCCACCAACCCCCACGCGGCGAACTCGGCCATGCAGGCCTTCGACTCGTTCGTCTGGATCGCTGGGGGTCAGGCAAAGGGGACGACCTTCGACGAGCTCATCTCCTCGCACCGGAGCAAGATGCGCGGCGCCGTGGTCATCGGAGTCGATCGGCACCTCATCGCCGAGACGCTTGCCCGACACGCGCCCGACCTCCCTGTCCGCGTGCTGGACAGCACCGACACTGGGGTGATGGACGAGGTGGTCGCCCTGGCTGGGGCCATGGCCCGACC